In the Microcebus murinus isolate Inina chromosome X, M.murinus_Inina_mat1.0, whole genome shotgun sequence genome, TTATCTCCACTCTCTCTGCATAACCAGGAACAAGATGCAGAAGACAGTGAGGAGGTAGGGCTGTGccccaggacaggcagcagcactGTCGGCTTTGTCGTTGGCACTCTTCCCGGCGTGGTCTGTGCCGTTGTACTCAAACTTCGGGAAGCACCGCTGATACTCGCACCCACTTCCACTTCCTTCTCCACTATTTTCatcacctatttttaaaaaaatggaataccAATTTCATTCCCCTTGTTTTCGTGAGGAGGCATACAAGAACAATTTGTACTTTAAAAGTGCAAATGCTTACTGATGTCAAAGAAGTCCACGTCGTTCCCATTGTAAGCACTCTTCATTTTATTGGTCATAACCCGAAGGGCCATGATTTGACGGAGGATCAGTATGTCCACTTTGCTAGTGTCAACCTTGACCTCTGGGTTGTCGACCTGGTGGATTAATCCATTTCCTATCACTGCAAACAGGTACCTGAAATGAGAAATGACCCCAGTAAGATGATTAGGAAAGCAAAAAGAATGAGCAGATCATCAAATATATCTGCTAGATTCTAGTATTTCCACAGAGCACAATTAAATGAAAGTTCTTCAATTCCTAATGAACACTAATCTCTCCTTTTTCTGGGTACGTCTTGTTTCTCCAATTTGACCGTAACCTTTTTGAAAGCTACCCCTATTGTGGAGGTTGGGGTAGCAAAGTAAATTGCCCTCTGAACGGGTAACTTATCCAAGTTAGTGAGTATGTAAGGGAGGGACAAAGGACATCAACAGGTCAGAGAATGAGACCTTTTAAGAACTGGTgctttgggccgggcgtggtggctcacgcctgtaatcctagctctctgggaggccgaggtgggcggattgctggaggtcaggagttcgaaaccagcctgagcaagagcgagaccccgtctctactataaatagaaagaaattaattggccaactaatatatatatgtataaaaaaattagccggacatggtggcacatgcctgtagtcccagctactcaggaggctgaggcagaaggattgcttgagccaggagattgaggttgctgtgagctaggctgacgccatggcactcactctagcctaggcaacaaagcgagactctgtctcaaaaaaaaaaaaaaaaaaagaactggtgcTTTATGAGGCCACACCATAAAGCAAAGGGCCACagacattaaacatttttaaaacaatgacacTATTGGAACAGCCGCAATACTAGAACATAGCTACTGTCAATCTTTTGACCCAGCATTCTTTGCAAGTAGCTGGGGACCTTCAACATTTCTACTGCAAAGCCCATTCCTAAGAACATCTAGAGGCCTTCCATCTTGTTGCTCCCTACTGTGTGTGAACTGCTTCCCAATGCCTCCTCTTAGGACTGAGACAACTGTCTCTGAAGGTGACTCGGGCATCAAGGAAGGGAGAGACTGCAAATCCATTCAGCAGAGCTAACCTGCTTTTGCCTTTTCCATTCCAGCAGTCATCCTCATTGCCATTTCCTGCAGCCATCCTGTCATCATTGCAAACGTTGGTCGGAAGAGAGGACCAGAATTTCTTGGCCTGTTTTAGTTTCTCCTTGACATCAGTAacctaattaagaaaaaaaccaaagacctctgtaaaacaacacaaaactaCTTTCGGATGTGCCCTTTGACCATGTCTAAATATCTCCAGAGTGATATGCAATTCTCTGTCAACTTTAGCTGGGAGAGAAAGATACAGATCCGATTTATAAGTACAGAACCACTAGAATAAATTAACAGTTGACATGCAAGCTCTGAAGGAGTTGCCTAGATCCACTGTCCATTCTACCTCGTAATTATAACTACTATCTGAGGCCCACCAGGTCCTGTGCCCTAGAGACACGTAAGACACAGTCTCTTCCTGCTAAGGCTTTTAGTCAGAATCAAGCTTGTATTATATTATCCACTCTGAAACGTACCTGTTATTGCTCTTCTTGTGTCCTCGGGCTCCCACTCTGTGTTCCCTCCTACTACTGTATTAATACTCTTCCTACATTCTTGTAGCATGTTGCTGTGCAGAAagaaatttgcctatttttttcactcttctttCATCCTAGCATTTGCTACACGAGAGCTGTCCAGAAAGTTTCCatccatgtaatatgaaaattacatattaacaatggctggatactttccggacaggcCTTGTCTATCATCTGACAGTTAATGAGCCTGGAAGGTCTGCTTCTCCATCATTGCCTCCATAATGCGGCCTTTTGAGAACAAGGACCTGCCTTATTCCTCTGAGCCTccctgtgcctagcacagtgctgggcacacagtagatgcttagTAAATACATGGTGAAACGAAAGGAAGGATTTGAGGCAAAACTTATCACATCATATTCCTTGACTACGTAGGAACTTTCTGAGCTAGAAAGTGAGACAGGCAGATTTACTGATATCCACACACAGTTTGCTTGAAAAGTTACACCTGAAAGACCCAAACTTGTGAGCTTTCCAATGAAAAATTCAATTTGAGCAAATGTTTTCAGTTCCTTGTAATTGAACACGGCCATTCCTGCCAAAGTGCTCACCAGTCGGTCCAAACTAGTGCCTGCCGCTGTGGTTGGGCGTTCCTCAGGGTGATGTGGTCTGAAGCGAGCACTGAAGGCACTTTCAGAGATGGAACGAGAAATCCGTCCGACTAGGAGGGGCTTGGGGGGTCCACATCCCTGGAAAACCTGCATTggagttaaatgaggtcatattaGGGAAGCCACATTGCAAGCCAGAGGGGGCCTCCAGCTCTCCTTCCAGGATCCTGCCTTCATTACCTTCTGAGATACTTGCACGCTGTTATCCTGCATGTTCATGATAGCATCAGAAATCTTCACATCGATGGGATCCATGACTGATTCAATGTTGAAAGGACCCTCTAGCCTCTCTGCCATCATCAGCATAGCATCTAATACGAGGTTTGGGGAAGAACAATACATCATAAAAAGTAAATCATTAGGTTTGGCCTTGCATAATCAGTCATTTTACTATTTTACCCCATGTTtcctgcagggggtggggagaaagcaCACATCataattaattcatatttttgtatctatttccATTACACCAAACTGTATTTAGTCACCATGGATCAGCAGCTCTCTAAAGTGTGAAATGGCTAGATGAATGCTAGGAGCATTCGACAGCAAGGAGCCCCATCAGGAATCTTCCATCATACTGATTATTCACTCTTTCGTGTATCAGTGGCTGTCACCGAGAGGCTCTGAGCGAGCTCCCAGATGCCAAATCCAAGGCTGGAAGCAGATTAACATGCCAGTTCTCCCAGACACTTCCCTAGGATCTTTGCATTTCAGGTTCCATTTACAAGagttaaaaacataaatcagttAAAATCCTGGCATACcaattctattctttcatttttttaaattaaaaccctTCAGATCCTTGAGTACACAGTTTGGAAAATGCAAAGGAAAGCATTCCTAGGAATTCTAATGACTTTTCACATAATGGAACTCTGAATGCTGCAATTTTTGTATTAAGATAAACTTCCCATTTCAAATATAAAGGCCTCAATTTATTCTAAACAAAGCATGTATCTCCTTTTTTTTCAAGTGAAGACAACACAAGACACAGTGCATAAAATTCACATGctcacagtatatatatatatcttcactGATTAGCCTGCAAGTCCCTTTCAGACTTTGAGGAATCTAGCATTTTCCAGTAAGCACTGAATCCCTTCAACAAAATATGCTCTACTTATTTTCTTGTTATACATGTTCATTGGGATTATGAGGTTTAATATTTTTGCCTAATATCTATAGTGCAAAATTAAAAGATCTTGGAAATTAAATCCCCAAATGATAGAAAGGATGCTTCATTAATGAGAAGCAGTGGACTTGCAaacttgttttttcccctttacaGTGTAGTGCTTAATGAATGGCAATAGGAGAAGTTAGACCCACATTATCTACTGCCTTCAGGTAATGAGCTAGTCTCCACAAGATTGTGTGTTCTTCCCCCAAAGAACACCCAGGCCAACTGCAACCCCCAGCTGAACTACTACCTAAGCTCTCTAGTGGAAAAGAGTACAGTCATCAGTGTATCAATGAAGCCAAATTTGGTCATCAACCTTCCACTTTCAACCTAGAACAAATGCTACACAACATTCATGCATGGGGTCATTTCTCTAAACTGAAACATAATTCTAATGTCACAGACTACAAATAGATTtccatgaaatttaaatttttaaaagtaataacaaaCAAAGTTTCAGATTGCACTGTGGTAAGTGCCATAAAGTGATGCTTCTAACCTCTAAGTAGAGGCTGACAGCATGAAGTAGAGGAGAGAAAAAATGCTTTTGATGCGCTAGCAGAAGGAGACTTTTGTAAACAAGTGGAGCACAACTTAAATGTGTTCATCATTGTCAAATCATCAAGGCTGCCACATACAGAAAGCACATTCCTTCATAAGCTGAGAAGAAATCGCTtgctccaaataaaaatattatgaatagaCATATAATAAACATCCAAAATGCAGAggtttaaacaacaacaaaaaaccagcGCATTTTGTAACTACTTGTTCCCCTAGTAGGGAGGAAAGGCCAGATCACTAATGTGTTTGTGAAAGactaaaaggaaacataaacCCCAGTTCTTCTGGCTGTTTGGTGTCTTTGTACACTCTGAGCCGGCTGGCCATACACAAGGGCCTGGGAATGGAGGGAGAAGCCAGGCCTTTGTTGGGGCCGGTGCCATGGCGTTGTGTGTTGCATGGCTGTTTGTTGCATGGCTGAAGAATGTGACTGAGGAGCATTCTGCCTGCAGCCCAGAGCCAAAGCTGCCTCTCACCCCTGGGGGAAGTCAAGACTGGCTATCAATCGGCTCTTCCATAGCAGCAGCCAACCCTGATAAGGAGCTTTAAGAGAAATCCAAAGATGGTTGGTTTggtgttttggttttcttctggTTGATACGAGAGCCATGGGGCTCTTGTTTGTGGGACATCCGActggctcctgcctcctgccaggATCTGGCTGGTGTCCCTGCCAGCAATCCCCATACTAAATTCCCACTGGCAGCAACATGTGACATTAATAGGGTTGGCTATGAGTCAAATGAGTGTTAACACAGCTACAGTATGTGACAGAGAACAAGTTGCACCTTAGCATAATTTATGATTCTCTGGAAACTGATTTTTCTGGTGGGGGTTAGGGAGGTATTTGGTTTATTTCTCAAACTGAAGACTTCATATAACCAGCCTCTTATAAAACCGAGTTCCAAGTTGCTTTCGCTATTTGGATCCATCCTGATAAAGGGTGACAAGACTTCGACATTTACTGAAGGGTCACATTTCATGGCAACAGGCAGATGCAGTtaagagaggaaagggagggcATGACAAGAAGGTGACAGATTTGGAAAACCCATTCTTAGTCTCTTAAAGGGTCTAGTCCAACTGCATGATTTCAGCACTCAGGATACTGGCAATAagttgccccccctcccccagcaacaAAGCATCCCCTTTCTCACTAGGGAGAGTGATTCCTTTCGCATTGTGCCGCAAATAATCAGAAACCCACATCTTCTGCCTCACGACTTGACTGAAAGAACAAAAGGCGGGTTTCGTGACTTAACCCCAAGATCTGGTTTAAAGAAGGAGGGGGAAGCCCTTGACCATTCATTAACCGCAGTCAtttaaaggggaaagaaaaattccttgcaaagagagagaagaagaaaaaaaagacaaggaaaaaaaaaagaatttacagcAGAGGCATGTAAATTGGGACTGAGTTCTACAACAACAGTGCAGATTAATTAAACCCTtgtgaaaaattaatgaaaaagcaCTGGAGATTAACAATGTCTATTACTCTTGGCCTTTTATATCTgcttattagaaataaagaatagtATGCCccattaaaaatgaagtttagaTACAATTATATGCCTCATCCCTCCAAaaagtatcatttaaaataactgGGGAAAATCGATTTAGAAATCCTATCAATTTCCACTTgggtttaattttatttcttcaaagataacaaatgtaattaaaaaaatacacaacaacaacaacggcAGCAACTTAAGCCCTCCTTGTTTTAGAGTAAATGATTGAAAACATTCATTAAGCAAGCCAGAGTATGGTTTTGATTTGATATGGACCTGCAAACTCTTGGAAAAATATGTagaagaatttgtattttaatatgagGATATGAAGACTTTAGTTATAGTTTCTGCCAGACATGTTAGAGTAACAGAATCGTGTGAGGGACAAGCCCCTCTACCCTTCATTCCTGATATGTCTACAGAAAAGTTAGCAAAACTTGATCACTGTCACCATACCTTTTTCTTATACTGTATGGCAAATTCTGCTCCCTTGCATGGAGAAATAGTACATTataagggaaagggaaaaaggggTTACCAACTCTCCTTAAAAACTCAATTTCACAAAAGTGAGTGGCAAACTTGACATTTGGATGTGGGCATGAGGTTGggattaaagagaaagagaaaaaaagaaaaaacagcaacTTTAGATCTGGAAATGCCATGGGCTTGCACTttcatgagaaatattttgaagcaaGACTTTCTCCGATGGCTTCATTCTAGGCATGATGTGCCGTTTGTGCCTGTGTGTCTTTGCTGGTCTTAGGCCTTCCCTTTCATGGGattctgtttttctgtgtgtAGAAGATTTTTTCAGGTCTTCTAGCTTTGAGCTATTTAGGCTACAATTGTGCTGAAGTGCTTAatattcacatctttttttttttctctgtgtcagTATTCTTGAGAATCTGTTGGAGCCAATTTATTGATGCACTTTCAAACGGAGTTAATATGGTAATTAGGTCTCATGCAGACTAAAAAGCATTTCCCAACTCCACTcccaacaccaaaaaaaaaaaaagccagcaaaTTGCATGCATGTTCCCATAATGTGgacaaataagtgaaaaatacgTGCTTATAAAGACACTCAACTTCTGCAATTACATAAATGTTACTGGCGGATGGGAAAAATGTGAGTTTGTTTTTGTCAGCTGTTAGTATGTATGTGAGGTCCCATTCATACTCAGCATTAGGAGCCTCAACACTGGTCACTGTTGTTTGGGGATTAATATTTGTACCAAATAGGCATCAAGGTGGCTGATGACTGGACACTGAAATGACCCCTAATTTGTCCTTTCTTCTAAATCATAATTAACCCTCTCAGAAACTGGCCACTTTACTAACATTGCTGTCTGGGTCCCAGTAATGGTTTCCCTAGGTGGTAATTATCAGAGTAAACTTACTCTCCTTTTCATCAGAGCAGTCTACTATTGCTAAATCCTCTATGGAAACAGAACCCCTAGAGGCcaaaatgggaggattgcttgaggccaggagtttgagattcaGCCTAGGCAATAGCCagaactcatctctacaaaacaaaacaaaatcagctGGGTATGccggtacatgcctgtagtccagtcCCAGCCACTGGCCTGTAgccccggctactcaggaggctgaggcaggaggagtgcttgagcccaggagtttgaggttgcattgagctatgataatgccacatcactctagcctgggcaactaagtgagactctgtctcaaaataaataaataaataaataaataaataaaaataaaaaagaaacagagccCCTAAATTTCTACAATCAGATTTTACCTGATCCAAGTAACATACGGGTATCTTGCCAGTTTGTAGGAGATTTGGTTGCAGTGtaacagaaataacattttaattgctACTCTCGCAGTTCCATAAGGGCTGTACATGCACGCAAGCCTATGACCATACCCAAAACTGATCTGTAGGGGGAAATATCAAAAAGGCACTTTCATATTATTAACATTTGCAGTCACTTGTATCTAATGTCTTCAGAAATGTGACCATTAGTTGAAGGGAACATTGGcttgtagtgattttttttttttactacactCAAAGTCCAGCAAACACAAAATAACTAACActaaaatgaacataaatttcATAGCTGTCAATTATGGCATTACTTGTGATTGGAAGTAGAGCTACCTCCAGCACCACAAATATATTAACTGCTTGCTCACCTATGAAACTGTTCCACTCAGAATCGAGATCCCCTTGGATGGCCAGACAGCCTCTCATGATGTTCGAGCAGTAATTGTAACACGGCTTCACAGTCACAAAACCCTGGCAATGCGAGCAGTAGATCATCTTCAACACGGCGTCGGTACACTGGGCTGTCGGATTCATCTAATGtgtgagaagaagaaaaaaaaaacagtagtgGTGGGGCTTAAATAGACATAGAAATTGCAAGTCTACAGGTTGACAATGGAGGTTTGGCCATGAGCTTAATTTAAGAGTGAGTTGTGATAGATCACAAGTAGCAAGCTCAGCCTGCCTCCTGAAGACAGGAATGAGATCTAGATTAGATGAAGGGAAGATGTAtgctgggaaggaggagatggaggtGGAGATGAACATCACATGACCTTAAACAACCAAGGTGTATATATCTCCCACTCTATAAAACTCTCATTCTTCCTCCACCCCATTCCTTCCCAGTCTCTCATTTGCACACATAAATTGATCAATTACTTCGAAGTTGTTTTACAAATAACTTTCCAGAGTGAGCCGTGAGACACGGTATTGGGGGTTACCCTCATCTGCCCACCATGTTTGCCCTGCTATGGCCTCTGTCACCACTGTTTGTCTTTGCCAAACTGAAACACAGGCACGTCATCTTCTCAAACGCATTGACTAAAAGGCTTCCCTTTGAACCTTAACCCCTCTATTCAAGGTTTAGAACAGTATCCAGTGTGTCCTCTGTTCTGTGTGTGCCAAGAGCTGCACAGAAGGCAAAATTAACATATTCTACAGGGCAGAATATGAGTAACTTCAAACGAGGCTTGGGAGCAGTAAAGCATGGAGTGTTCATGGAACATTTGCTGGAAGAGGTGGGCCTTCAGTTAAATTTTGAAGAAAGGGGCTTGGATTGAAGTGATCCAATGAAGGGAGAGCATCCCAAGTAGTGATAACGAAATGGACAAAAGCTATGAACACTATAATGGGCATACCATGGTAGCTCAGAATGTGGTTGGCAAATTGTGGGAAACAAGGTTGGATACAGAGAGGCGTGCATGAGGCCAGAATTTAGAGAGGCTTGCACACTAGGCAGAAACTGAGACACCATATAGCAGGACACAGGGGGCTACTAGAAGTTCCTGAGGAAGGAGCACAGCAAGGGTAGAAGCAGTGTCAAAGTCAGATTGGGCTGGCTGTCCTCTGCAAAGAAATGGGACTTGGTTTTATCTGTCTAGTTCTAAAAGGTAGAAGTATTTGGGGTGGAGACAAGCTGATTCCATCCTGTCACTCATTTCCATCAAGGCTTAGAAAGAATCATGGCTAGGTATCACATGCTAGCAGCTAACTAAAGCTcctgtcttctcattctctctgtcccaCCCTCTTCTTTCAGAGTCAATATCAGAGGATTAGTGCACTCTTCTCTATCAGTACCAGCCAGTTCTGCAAACACAGACTTCTGGAAGCAGACACCACTGCAGGGAAAAGATTCTGGGATGCAGGGCAGCCTGGCAGTGCACGTCACCTGCTCTGAAGTGTTACTCCGGATACCACTTATCAACAGTGCCCTTAGGAATAGGGAATTAGTACTGTCAGGAGAAAAACTTCACACTGCCAGGCTCCTATCTGATATATGTGCATCCACACAAACACACCCCAAACTGAACTCTAGCCTAAaggcggggagggggggcatgCAACAACAAATGGTAATTGTATATAGTAAGATCAACATTCCCTACAAAGAATTAGGATTTTTCCATAGTTTTAACCAGTCCCAAATGTTTTCCTAGGCACTAAATTAGTCCTTTTAACTATGTATTAATGTACAGTAAAATCTTGGCTAACCAATACCCTGGAGGAATGGTCCTTCTGGACAGCTAGATTTCCTGGATAGCTTAAAGTCAGATTGTTAGGACTTTAATACTTGTCTCATGAGCAAACAGGACTAGAGGGGGGGAGTACCCTGAGAATCACAGACTCGCAGAAGACTTAGAATTGGAAGGGGCCTTAGAGATCACTGAGTGGTGCTCTCACATTTaggagataagaaaactgaagccaaagagattaagcaacttgctGACAGTTACCTCGTGACGTCTGATTCCAGTACTGCACCTTATCAAACATTTGTGACAAAAAGATTTCCCAGATGTATCACATTTCCCTGTCTTTTTAAACAGATGATAGAAAACTCTAAACTTAGGcatctgttattttcttctttatttttagttgggTTCCACACTGATGAGACTGCTAAATGGCTGGATTTTAGAGAGGTAAAGAGCTACCTACGCAAATGACTGTGAAAAACCACAGAACAGCTACTTGgcatttgttgaatattttgcTTAAGAGGAGACAATGTCCTAGTAATAAGAAATATAGAAAGCTAAAGGGTCAACAAacagttattgagcacctactatgtgccaggcattagtCTGGAATGTGTTTGGGTTTACGTAACAAGGCAAGTAAGAATTTCTATGTGAGAATGAGAAACTTGTGctacaaaacacaaagaaattccAAGGTGTTATGGGCTTTTAGGAAATGAGCAAACTTGTAAACCCAGGatagttatattaaaatatattttttttcaaaaaagtccTTTCTCATTcgtttttaaaataactctggGAAGTAGTTCATAGTATTCTTAGTTCAACTGTAAGTCAAATCATTTATGCAGTAGACCTGGTAGTACCCTGCCCTAAAACAGGCTGATGCAAGatcaagttttaaaaagagaacaaactaAATGACACAGTAGagttttattaaaggaaaattatgaagCTGTGTTTGGCAGagcttttccatttcattctttgGCTAAGTACTAGCTTGTGCTCTGCACATGATTTATTGTGTAACTACTAAAAATGATCGCAAGGAACCTGGCTGTAACATGCTATAGAAACACTAAATAATaccagaactgaaaagagagatGAGGAAGTTATATAAGAAAACTGGGATGAGAAAGAACATATGAGATACCAAAGTTGGAGAAAATCTGTCTTTTGTCTCATAACCATTAATCAGACCACCATGCCATATTTTACATGAAGGGATTTCAAAACCTGAAAAGCAAATCTACTGGAGTGGGATAAGGCCCTACTATGAAAGAGAGGGTTTTAAAACAGTTAAAACAGTTGTGAGACCTAAAGAAACAGGTGTCTCCTGCAACTCCCTATCTCCCCAGAGGAAGAATAATGCTAGCACTCCCCAGGACTTGGGGCCCCACCCTTGCCTACCTGACCAAGCTCAGAATGGTGGACCCAGAGTGCCAAGGACTCTGGGTTACCCCAATGAGTAAACAAAATGGCTACCTCTCTTGTGGGATCTTCAAGATGTCTTAGGTTGGTGAAAGAGGTAAAGGTGTGCCACGACCACAGGGAAGAAAAAGCCACACAATATATGGTACAGGTTGAGTGGCCCTCatttgaaatgcttgggaccacgagtgtttcagatttgggatatttttcagatttgggaatatttgcattttactcACGACTTGAGCACCCCTGATCCAAatatctgaaatgctccaatgtgCTGACCCTCAAAAACgcttcagattttggatttttggatttagGATGCTCAACCTGCACTTCAATTTAAGTTCTCTCATGGAGTTTCTGGCTCTGGCTGTCACATAGTGATATACCAAGCACTTCTGGGTGCTCCTTCACAGGCTCAATGGTCTACATACTACCAGGGGCAAACCTTTCACCCTTAAGCAAATATATCAGTGGACTAAGTCATACTGTGTTACGagtctttattcattttgaataGAAATTCAAGTTCCTTTACATTCTACTTCCTGGTAATCCTTGAAGTCAATTGCTTCTTTTGAGTCCCCCAAAACTTATTTACTCAAGTAGATTTACTCCAGAAGGCCCAAGAACAAGTGGTAGATAATGCTACATAGGCATTAACACAAGAGTAACTATCCTTCAAGGTCTTCCTTCAATCCTCAGTTATGTATTTATTCTTGATGGCATGACATGCCCCTTAAAATGTCCAATTTGAT is a window encoding:
- the GPC4 gene encoding glypican-4 codes for the protein MARFGLPALLCTLAVLSAALLAAELKSKSCSEVRSLYVSKGFDKNDAPLHEINGDHLKICPQGYTCCSQVMEEKYSLQSKEDFKSVVGEQYNELQAVFASRYKKFDEFFKELLENAEKSLNDMFVKTYGHLYMQNSELFKDLFVELKRYYVAGNVNLEEMLNDFWARLLERMFRLVNPQYHFTDEYLECVSKYTEQLKPFGDVPRKLKLQVTRAFVAARTFAQGLAVARDVVSKVSVMNPTAQCTDAVLKMIYCSHCQGFVTVKPCYNYCSNIMRGCLAIQGDLDSEWNSFIDAMLMMAERLEGPFNIESVMDPIDVKISDAIMNMQDNSVQVSQKVFQGCGPPKPLLVGRISRSISESAFSARFRPHHPEERPTTAAGTSLDRLVTDVKEKLKQAKKFWSSLPTNVCNDDRMAAGNGNEDDCWNGKGKSRYLFAVIGNGLIHQVDNPEVKVDTSKVDILILRQIMALRVMTNKMKSAYNGNDVDFFDISDENSGEGSGSGCEYQRCFPKFEYNGTDHAGKSANDKADSAAACPGAQPYLLTVFCILFLVMQREWR